A region of the Sandaracinaceae bacterium genome:
CGCTTCAGATGCGCATGCGGGCCAACAGGCCGTCATCCACGAACCCACGGCGCAGGTCCAAGCGCGGCACGTTGGAGTAGCCAATCCAGCAGTCGCAGCTCAGGCGCGAGCACACCCGCGGCTGGAGCACGTCGCGCAGGTCATCCACATACAGGTTGCCGAGCACGTCATCCACGAAGTGGCAGCGCCGAATCGTGCCGCTGCCGTCCACGCTGATGGTGTCTTCGCCCGTCATGCACTCTTGGCCCCGCGTGAGATGGCGCTTGGCGTCCAGGTCGAACATGGGATCCAGCGCGCGCCATCGCTCGCGCTCGAGCTCGGTGTAGCGGACGCCAGGCTTCTGCGCGTTGATCCACATGGGCACGCCAGCCGGCAGGAGCCTCCGGAGCTCCTCCACCTGCTCGAGGTGCTGAGGGACGGCCACCGCGCCCACGCTCATGCGGGTACCGCGTGCGTGCAGGTCCTGGATCTTGGCGGCGAAGGCTTCGCCCGAGATCTCCGTGGGGTGCCAGGAGATCCACAGCGACACCCGCTGCCTGTCCGCCTCGTCGAGGAAGCCCATGGGCCCGGACGCGTTGGTCTGGATGGCCGCCTGCTTCACGTGAGGCGCGTGCGACAGCAGCACCAGCGCCTCGCGGTACCAGGGCCACACCAAGCCCTCGCCATAGGGCGTGAAGAGGACCTCGAGGCTCCAATCGCGCGCCCCGAGCGCCCACGCCACGAACCTCTCGAGCGCCGCGCGGTCGCGGGACAAGACGTCCTTCTTGGGCGGCCGCTTGGCGAACGGACAGTACGCGCACGCGTAGTTGCAGCTGTCGAGCGGCCCTCGATACAGGATCGCCAAGCGGGGGCTCACGCGGCCTCCCACGCCGCTCGGGCGCGCACGATGTCGTCGGACTGCAGCCAGTGTCCCAGCACGTCGGCCCGCTCGGTGCCGCGCTCGGTGAGCTGCAGCGCAGCGTCGCTCACGCTCACCAGCCCGCACTCCACGGCCTCCTCCAGCTCCGGGAAGTGGGTGACCACGTCCTCCCCGAAGCGCGCGCGGTACTCGG
Encoded here:
- a CDS encoding radical SAM protein produces the protein MAAVRRHRARPSGVGGRVSPRLAILYRGPLDSCNYACAYCPFAKRPPKKDVLSRDRAALERFVAWALGARDWSLEVLFTPYGEGLVWPWYREALVLLSHAPHVKQAAIQTNASGPMGFLDEADRQRVSLWISWHPTEISGEAFAAKIQDLHARGTRMSVGAVAVPQHLEQVEELRRLLPAGVPMWINAQKPGVRYTELERERWRALDPMFDLDAKRHLTRGQECMTGEDTISVDGSGTIRRCHFVDDVLGNLYVDDLRDVLQPRVCSRLSCDCWIGYSNVPRLDLRRGFVDDGLLARMRI